The following are encoded in a window of Ignicoccus islandicus DSM 13165 genomic DNA:
- a CDS encoding proteasome-activating nucleotidase, giving the protein MDEIEELKRKLTKLQKENKRLRAEVEYWKTEINKMTSPPLVEATLLDVLPDGRAIVKSSAGPSLIVEVSGKVPKDLLRPGVSVAINQRGNLIVEVLSNIEDPNVKAMEVVERPKTRYSDVGGLKEQLREVREVVELPLKNPELFEELGVEPLKGVLLYGPPGCGKTLIAKAVAGEVGATFIRVVGSELINKFIGEGARIVREVFNLARKKAPSIVFIDEIDAIAAKRIELGTSGEREVQRTLMQLLAELDGFNPLKGVAVIGATNRLDILDPAILRPGRFDRIVYVPPPDKKGRYEIFLIHTRKMKMSPDVDLERLAELTEGATGADIKAIVTEAGYYAIRAGRNYVTMDDFMKAIDKVMSKRLGTTYRQAPKKEHSLNTI; this is encoded by the coding sequence ATTGACGAAATTGAGGAATTGAAGAGGAAGTTAACGAAATTGCAAAAGGAGAATAAGAGATTGAGAGCTGAAGTAGAGTATTGGAAGACGGAAATAAACAAGATGACTTCACCTCCGCTCGTCGAAGCTACTCTCCTCGACGTGCTCCCAGATGGGAGGGCCATAGTGAAGTCCAGTGCTGGCCCTAGTCTCATCGTAGAGGTTAGCGGCAAGGTTCCTAAGGATCTACTGAGGCCCGGCGTTAGCGTAGCTATAAATCAGAGAGGAAACTTGATAGTTGAAGTGCTATCTAACATTGAGGACCCTAACGTTAAGGCAATGGAAGTAGTCGAAAGGCCTAAGACGAGGTATAGCGATGTAGGTGGCCTCAAGGAGCAGTTAAGGGAAGTTAGGGAAGTAGTGGAATTACCTCTGAAGAACCCTGAACTATTCGAGGAACTCGGCGTGGAACCACTTAAGGGTGTCCTCTTATATGGACCTCCCGGTTGCGGTAAGACCTTGATTGCGAAGGCGGTAGCTGGAGAAGTAGGAGCCACCTTCATAAGGGTGGTCGGAAGCGAATTAATTAATAAGTTCATTGGAGAAGGCGCGAGGATCGTAAGGGAGGTATTCAACTTAGCTAGGAAGAAGGCTCCTAGTATTGTGTTTATTGATGAGATCGATGCAATCGCGGCCAAGAGAATAGAGTTGGGTACCAGTGGAGAAAGGGAGGTTCAGAGAACCCTCATGCAATTACTCGCGGAACTGGACGGTTTCAACCCACTCAAAGGAGTTGCAGTAATAGGTGCCACTAATAGGTTAGACATACTCGATCCGGCAATACTTCGACCCGGAAGGTTTGATAGAATAGTATACGTACCGCCGCCAGATAAGAAAGGCAGGTACGAAATATTCCTCATTCACACAAGGAAAATGAAGATGAGTCCAGACGTCGACTTAGAGAGACTGGCGGAATTAACGGAAGGAGCGACTGGAGCTGACATTAAGGCAATAGTAACGGAAGCTGGATACTACGCTATCAGAGCTGGAAGGAATTACGTAACAATGGACGACTTCATGAAAGCTATAGATAAAGTGATGTCTAAGAGACTCGGAACCACGTACAGGCAAGCTCCAAAGAAGGAACATTCGCTAAATACAATTTAA
- a CDS encoding nucleotidyltransferase produces the protein MTYTLDDLVFIMKNLEEGGLESVIIGSTAIELELRTNKFSGDLDLFPTNHFALVEEDFFRTLAFEKGWEYGHTGLGTPKYTVRGPKSQVEVEFYDNIMDFYVPEEILNEAGTIELQGVKIRKISPEDYVVLKSRSEDPDAIDQIRGVNELAKRGKIQLNIRKIRERLSLFPETDVPTMRNRLKQAGIDV, from the coding sequence TTGACGTATACGCTAGATGACTTAGTATTCATCATGAAAAACTTAGAAGAAGGAGGTCTGGAAAGCGTAATAATTGGTAGTACTGCAATCGAGTTAGAATTACGCACTAATAAGTTTAGTGGAGATCTAGACCTCTTTCCGACGAACCATTTCGCGCTAGTTGAGGAAGACTTCTTTAGAACGCTAGCGTTCGAAAAGGGATGGGAGTACGGTCATACCGGCCTAGGTACCCCTAAATACACCGTCAGGGGTCCTAAGAGCCAAGTGGAGGTCGAGTTCTACGATAATATCATGGACTTCTACGTTCCGGAAGAGATACTGAACGAGGCCGGGACCATAGAGCTGCAAGGCGTGAAGATAAGGAAGATTTCCCCCGAAGATTACGTAGTGTTGAAGTCGAGGTCCGAAGATCCGGATGCCATAGACCAAATAAGGGGAGTAAACGAACTCGCTAAGAGAGGGAAGATCCAACTGAACATTAGGAAAATTAGGGAGAGGTTATCCCTCTTCCCAGAGACGGACGTACCAACAATGAGAAATAGATTGAAACAAGCCGGTATAGATGTGTGA
- a CDS encoding DUF6884 domain-containing protein, which produces MNGLVITNCTKRKRSFRGPAKEIYMGSVRNLFRLAEEMGLHCYVLSAKYGLIRCDETIEPYDSYVKDLNEMELIELKEKVRRRCNEVRGPWDLVITNLSSSYAPLLDCEIVTERALIIGTRPPKLSSSQEVAYSFKTLGERNKLLGNVRELLSNLLSS; this is translated from the coding sequence ATGAATGGATTGGTGATTACCAACTGCACGAAGCGGAAAAGAAGTTTCAGAGGTCCCGCAAAAGAGATTTACATGGGATCAGTTAGGAACCTATTCCGACTAGCCGAGGAAATGGGCCTTCATTGTTACGTACTTAGCGCTAAATACGGTCTAATAAGGTGCGATGAGACAATAGAACCATACGATAGTTACGTAAAGGACTTGAACGAAATGGAACTAATTGAACTAAAGGAAAAGGTCAGACGGAGATGCAATGAAGTAAGGGGGCCTTGGGACCTCGTTATTACGAACTTAAGTTCGAGTTACGCGCCTCTATTGGATTGCGAAATAGTAACTGAAAGGGCCTTGATCATAGGAACTAGGCCTCCAAAGCTCTCGTCCTCTCAAGAAGTTGCGTATTCGTTCAAAACTCTAGGGGAGAGGAACAAGCTGTTGGGTAACGTTAGGGAACTACTGAGCAATTTACTTAGTAGCTAG
- a CDS encoding methyltransferase RsmF C-terminal domain-like protein: protein MRPSFWFLKECLDSKVDYLNFHREGKVTYASYIDGGHFPVEIEGEVTPGGIWLLSRTAKRGLIEVKEERKAMLFLYGRDLFKDSYRLVRRPCKSGFVLVFWEGVLLGLGKLIKGNVKNLLDFGEYLRRGI from the coding sequence TTGAGACCGTCTTTCTGGTTTTTGAAGGAATGTTTGGACTCCAAGGTTGACTACTTAAACTTCCATCGTGAAGGAAAGGTAACTTATGCCTCCTATATAGACGGAGGTCATTTCCCGGTGGAAATCGAAGGCGAAGTGACGCCGGGAGGGATCTGGTTGTTATCGCGGACCGCCAAGCGAGGCTTAATAGAGGTAAAAGAGGAGAGAAAGGCAATGCTATTCTTATATGGAAGGGACCTATTTAAAGATTCCTATAGACTAGTTAGGAGGCCTTGCAAAAGCGGTTTCGTTTTAGTTTTCTGGGAAGGCGTATTATTGGGACTAGGGAAGCTAATTAAAGGAAACGTCAAGAACTTGCTTGACTTCGGGGAGTACTTAAGGAGAGGTATATAG
- a CDS encoding uridine kinase family protein, whose product MRISIETSDLREAAKVVANVINEEDVICIVGPSASGKSTLATNIAELLDGSVLSTDDFYLPDAEKMASVLSTFDHPALLDWELLLKVVRDALRGETEVNVPVYDMTLSRRIGYNKRKLKRPLVIEGIFASYGPLNELCKLKISVESPVHLLLARRALRDIERAQESPSKVIDRVVTTVLPLAKLFVEPQMRGSDVKVLNVWRPQLRKPLGTCEESEEKTDGIKGERRVWELKWKSELVFVIENFIGELVEHYVGISWENKSVIVRVRPETAYSTLSALEVYHYHHNAFYQKGTWKGGILYGKVYDEVSWKEKGSFKCCKKCIPNV is encoded by the coding sequence ATGCGCATTTCGATTGAGACCTCCGATTTAAGGGAAGCGGCCAAGGTAGTAGCTAACGTCATCAATGAAGAAGACGTTATATGCATAGTAGGTCCGTCCGCTTCTGGAAAGAGTACTCTCGCTACCAACATCGCTGAGCTATTGGACGGAAGCGTATTAAGCACGGACGATTTCTATTTACCAGATGCCGAGAAGATGGCTTCCGTTCTCTCCACTTTCGATCATCCAGCTTTACTGGATTGGGAGCTATTGTTAAAGGTCGTAAGGGATGCTCTTAGAGGAGAGACAGAGGTTAACGTACCAGTTTACGACATGACTCTCTCCCGAAGGATTGGATATAATAAGAGAAAGTTAAAGAGGCCGTTGGTAATAGAAGGTATATTCGCGTCTTACGGTCCTCTTAACGAGCTTTGTAAGTTGAAAATAAGCGTCGAAAGCCCCGTTCACTTGTTGTTAGCGCGAAGGGCGCTAAGAGATATAGAAAGGGCCCAAGAGAGCCCCTCTAAGGTAATTGATAGAGTAGTAACGACAGTGCTACCTCTAGCTAAGCTCTTCGTAGAACCTCAAATGAGGGGAAGCGACGTTAAAGTACTGAACGTATGGAGACCTCAACTGAGGAAGCCCTTAGGAACGTGCGAGGAATCGGAAGAGAAAACGGACGGAATAAAGGGCGAAAGAAGAGTATGGGAATTGAAATGGAAATCCGAACTAGTATTTGTTATAGAGAATTTCATAGGAGAGCTCGTAGAACACTACGTAGGCATTTCTTGGGAAAACAAGTCGGTCATCGTCAGGGTCAGACCAGAAACGGCCTATTCGACATTGAGCGCACTGGAAGTTTACCACTATCACCACAACGCCTTCTACCAGAAAGGGACGTGGAAAGGCGGAATACTCTACGGGAAGGTTTACGACGAAGTTTCGTGGAAGGAGAAGGGTTCGTTTAAGTGTTGTAAGAAATGCATACCTAACGTTTAA
- the rtcA gene encoding RNA 3'-terminal phosphate cyclase — MIEIDGSFGEGGGQILRTSVALSAVTLRPVRIYNIRAKRKNPGLRRQHFTAVKALAEMTDAEVEGLSVGSMELTFKPKRLKGGKFRFDIGTAGSVSLALQAITPVTVFAPSSVSVSLRGGTDVPMSPPIDYLRFVYYPILSNFGFKAELYLKKRGHYPKGGGEVEYVVRNPPRELSNWGSVHRGEVLKVRGLSHCVKLPKHVAERQAKSAIEFLKSKGFDKVEIDLEWYPPDRDPHLGPGSGIVLWAITEKSLLGGDSIGARGKRAEVVGKEAAEKLYEDLSTGMALDRHMSDMILPFSALSCGEAQIGGSKLTMHAWTHIHVIRKILPEARMELNGELGKPFKLKVQGACWKV; from the coding sequence TTGATAGAAATAGACGGATCCTTTGGAGAGGGAGGAGGTCAAATACTTAGAACGTCAGTTGCCCTCTCTGCTGTAACCTTGAGGCCCGTTAGAATATACAATATCAGAGCGAAGAGGAAGAACCCAGGACTTAGGAGACAGCACTTCACTGCTGTCAAAGCGTTAGCTGAAATGACCGATGCCGAGGTCGAGGGACTCTCCGTAGGCTCTATGGAACTCACTTTTAAACCTAAGAGATTGAAGGGTGGGAAGTTTAGATTCGATATAGGTACAGCCGGCAGCGTTAGCTTAGCCCTCCAAGCTATAACCCCCGTGACGGTCTTCGCTCCTTCTAGCGTTTCAGTGAGCTTGAGGGGAGGTACTGACGTTCCCATGAGCCCTCCCATAGACTACCTACGCTTCGTTTACTATCCGATACTCTCTAACTTTGGTTTCAAAGCCGAACTTTACCTAAAGAAAAGGGGACACTATCCGAAGGGTGGGGGAGAGGTCGAGTACGTTGTAAGGAACCCTCCACGAGAATTAAGCAATTGGGGTAGCGTACACCGAGGAGAAGTCTTAAAGGTAAGGGGTCTATCCCATTGCGTGAAGCTCCCGAAACACGTGGCTGAGAGGCAAGCTAAGTCGGCCATAGAGTTCCTCAAGTCTAAAGGATTCGATAAAGTTGAGATAGACCTCGAGTGGTATCCACCGGATAGAGATCCCCATCTGGGGCCCGGGAGCGGTATCGTACTATGGGCTATAACCGAGAAGAGTTTGTTAGGAGGAGACTCCATAGGAGCTAGAGGTAAGAGGGCTGAAGTAGTAGGTAAGGAAGCAGCCGAGAAACTTTACGAGGACTTAAGTACGGGTATGGCTTTGGATAGGCACATGAGCGATATGATACTGCCCTTCTCAGCGCTCTCGTGTGGTGAAGCTCAAATAGGCGGTTCCAAGTTGACTATGCACGCTTGGACCCATATTCATGTAATAAGGAAGATTCTCCCAGAGGCACGGATGGAGTTAAACGGTGAGTTGGGGAAACCGTTCAAACTAAAGGTTCAAGGAGCGTGTTGGAAGGTTTGA
- a CDS encoding tRNA(His) guanylyltransferase Thg1 family protein, with product MREILNAIMNLSYEEFKDREEFSLLRVDREIVVRMDGVKFGRFTKEFGSVRDPTVHNALVSSTKALIQTYSCDEAYVSSDEINVFCKRPPFAGRIEKIDSVFPSFVSANFSLEIGKAAWFDSRIVLIRETEWPKYVAWRLKVTLCNYASKLTNLPCHEALTTIEPDEYAFGTLIKREKYLKRAVNPLTGEVVTVERRKLKAITGWALLGELKNVVGNPG from the coding sequence ATGAGAGAAATATTAAATGCCATAATGAATCTCAGTTACGAGGAATTTAAAGATAGAGAGGAATTCTCGCTCCTCCGGGTAGATAGGGAAATAGTAGTAAGGATGGATGGGGTCAAATTCGGAAGGTTTACAAAGGAGTTCGGCAGTGTAAGAGATCCGACAGTTCACAACGCGCTCGTAAGCTCAACTAAGGCCTTAATTCAGACGTATTCTTGCGACGAAGCGTACGTCTCAAGCGACGAAATCAATGTCTTCTGTAAGAGACCTCCGTTCGCCGGAAGGATAGAGAAAATAGATAGCGTGTTCCCCTCCTTCGTTAGCGCTAATTTTTCCCTAGAGATAGGAAAGGCTGCTTGGTTTGACAGTAGGATCGTGTTAATTCGCGAAACCGAGTGGCCCAAGTACGTAGCTTGGAGATTGAAGGTAACTTTATGCAACTACGCCTCGAAGCTAACCAATCTCCCTTGCCACGAGGCGCTTACGACAATAGAACCCGACGAGTATGCTTTCGGAACTCTAATAAAGAGAGAAAAATATTTAAAGAGGGCAGTAAATCCTCTCACTGGGGAAGTTGTTACAGTAGAACGGAGAAAGTTGAAAGCAATAACTGGATGGGCCTTATTAGGAGAATTAAAAAATGTGGTAGGTAACCCCGGCTGA
- the nadA gene encoding quinolinate synthase NadA, whose amino-acid sequence MEELVRKLEELRKKRRAFILAHNYQLPEVQDVADYVGDSLEMARVAKEVDSDVIVVAGVRFMAEVAKVLNPDKVVLHPEPASGCPLADYMTVEVIKRFKELYPNAPLVTYVNSPIEAKALSDIVVTSASALKVVSKLEDEVVLFGPDKNLAWYVSQRVDKEVVPVPPWGRCPVHEYLVSPYYLRKAKEKHPGCKLLVHPEAPPKSQEMADFIGSTSQMLKAIGELGAECYILGTEEGLSYRARKLYPNVEVYPPDNRTICIDMKKITLDKIVKSLETLKPQVKVDESIAKRALEAIEKGLELATK is encoded by the coding sequence ATGGAGGAATTAGTACGGAAACTAGAAGAACTTCGAAAGAAGAGAAGAGCTTTCATATTAGCACACAATTACCAACTCCCGGAAGTTCAAGACGTTGCGGACTACGTTGGAGATAGCCTGGAAATGGCGAGGGTCGCCAAGGAAGTCGATAGCGACGTAATAGTAGTAGCCGGGGTTAGGTTCATGGCCGAAGTGGCCAAAGTCCTGAACCCAGATAAGGTGGTACTTCATCCGGAGCCAGCGTCCGGCTGTCCGTTGGCAGACTACATGACGGTTGAGGTCATAAAGAGGTTCAAGGAACTGTACCCTAATGCCCCCCTTGTAACTTACGTTAATTCGCCGATAGAAGCTAAGGCGCTAAGCGATATAGTAGTGACCAGCGCCTCTGCGCTAAAGGTCGTCTCAAAGCTTGAAGACGAAGTAGTTCTCTTTGGTCCAGATAAGAACCTAGCTTGGTACGTTTCTCAACGAGTAGATAAGGAAGTGGTGCCCGTTCCTCCTTGGGGTAGATGTCCCGTCCACGAGTACTTGGTATCCCCCTATTACCTTAGGAAAGCTAAGGAGAAACACCCCGGTTGTAAGCTCTTGGTTCATCCGGAAGCGCCTCCAAAGAGTCAAGAAATGGCCGACTTCATAGGTAGCACCAGTCAAATGCTGAAGGCTATAGGCGAGCTGGGGGCGGAGTGCTACATACTAGGTACAGAAGAGGGATTGAGCTATAGAGCGAGGAAGCTTTATCCGAATGTTGAGGTATATCCGCCGGATAACAGGACGATATGTATAGATATGAAGAAAATTACCCTCGATAAAATAGTTAAGAGCTTGGAAACATTGAAACCTCAAGTTAAAGTAGACGAATCAATAGCTAAAAGGGCCTTAGAGGCCATTGAGAAGGGATTGGAGCTAGCTACTAAGTAA
- a CDS encoding 50S ribosomal protein L40e → MPITDPELIAIVQKRALKKYVCRNCGALNPWGATKCRRCRSKNLRPKHYELGGKR, encoded by the coding sequence ATGCCAATAACGGATCCCGAACTAATTGCTATAGTTCAAAAGAGGGCATTGAAAAAGTACGTCTGTAGGAACTGCGGAGCTCTCAACCCTTGGGGAGCAACGAAATGTAGGAGGTGTAGGAGCAAGAACTTGAGACCGAAACACTACGAGTTAGGTGGCAAGAGGTAA
- a CDS encoding roadblock/LC7 domain-containing protein, which produces MSSSSEDRISKFVDSVSKLRGISYVSVSSEGLPFKAAGIQRQGAEYIAAISHSLFTELQQISKEVDLGTPAWMKVFLKDNTNRIYIFPYDKFILTVKYDYVLDKLIEKLIENLVKGIRIICQHCGADLTFEVYKCPKCGSSLTYNVKRCWNCGADVSIKQCPKCGKYILPDGSKPGFITLLILKIKSIFSK; this is translated from the coding sequence ATGAGTTCGAGTTCTGAAGACAGGATAAGTAAGTTCGTTGACAGCGTTAGTAAACTAAGGGGCATAAGCTACGTTTCCGTTAGCAGTGAAGGTCTCCCTTTCAAAGCTGCCGGGATTCAAAGACAAGGAGCTGAATACATAGCAGCAATCTCTCACTCGCTCTTTACGGAACTCCAACAAATTTCAAAAGAGGTAGATCTTGGCACCCCCGCTTGGATGAAGGTTTTCCTAAAGGATAATACTAACAGAATATATATCTTCCCCTACGACAAATTCATACTAACCGTAAAATACGATTACGTACTTGATAAACTTATAGAAAAATTGATTGAAAACTTAGTGAAAGGCATCAGAATAATTTGCCAGCACTGTGGCGCAGACCTAACCTTCGAGGTATACAAGTGTCCGAAGTGCGGAAGCAGTTTAACTTACAACGTGAAGAGGTGTTGGAATTGCGGAGCTGACGTTTCAATTAAGCAATGTCCGAAGTGCGGAAAATACATATTACCAGACGGCTCAAAGCCGGGCTTCATAACCTTACTAATACTAAAGATAAAGAGTATCTTTTCCAAGTAG
- the rnhA gene encoding ribonuclease HI, which translates to MYFDGLCEPKNPGGVATYGFVAKSDGRVICKGKGVVGAGFLGDDVTNNVAEYTALIRGLECLKEKGIKKVKIRGDSQLVIRQLKGEYRVRSERMKPLYRKAMELLKDFEYQLEWVPRELNKEADQLSREAFKEFIKKYEKEYREFYGA; encoded by the coding sequence TTGTATTTCGATGGGCTTTGCGAACCGAAGAACCCGGGAGGCGTAGCTACTTACGGATTCGTGGCCAAGAGCGACGGAAGAGTTATATGCAAGGGAAAGGGCGTAGTAGGAGCCGGCTTCCTAGGAGACGACGTTACCAACAACGTGGCGGAATACACGGCCTTGATAAGGGGATTGGAATGTCTTAAAGAGAAGGGAATTAAGAAGGTCAAAATAAGGGGGGATTCGCAGCTAGTTATAAGGCAATTGAAAGGAGAATATAGAGTGAGGTCCGAACGCATGAAACCCCTTTATAGGAAAGCTATGGAACTGCTGAAGGACTTCGAATATCAATTGGAATGGGTACCCAGAGAATTGAACAAGGAAGCTGACCAATTGAGTAGAGAAGCCTTCAAGGAATTCATTAAGAAGTACGAGAAGGAATATAGAGAGTTCTATGGGGCTTAA